Proteins from one Roseovarius nanhaiticus genomic window:
- a CDS encoding DMT family transporter, whose product MSDAWRGHLAMLAFSGLIAGSFAMGSLAAPHIAPAAMNAMRFSMAAVVLGIWTCLRIGVTRRDVEAPWRYLLLGGLLSCYFVLMFEALKTAPAVSLSAVFTLSPILSGIAGYLLLRQVMTPRMGAALAVGAAGALWVIFRADLHTLLQFRMGAGEALFFWGCTAHAIYTPLVRRLNRGQSATVMSFGTIAAAALIMTGLGAQDLAAMAWGEVPLIVWITLAYITVFATALTIVLLQYASLKLPSAKVMAYTYLLPTWVIGWQAALSQPLPPALVLVGVALTITALVMLLKNEEAPAR is encoded by the coding sequence GTGAGCGATGCGTGGCGCGGCCATCTGGCGATGTTGGCCTTTTCCGGGCTGATCGCGGGCTCGTTCGCGATGGGCTCATTGGCGGCGCCGCATATCGCTCCGGCGGCGATGAACGCGATGCGTTTTTCCATGGCGGCGGTGGTGCTGGGCATCTGGACCTGTCTGCGCATCGGCGTCACCCGCCGCGATGTTGAGGCGCCGTGGCGCTATCTTTTGCTGGGCGGTCTGCTGAGTTGCTATTTCGTACTGATGTTCGAGGCGCTCAAGACGGCGCCTGCAGTGTCCCTGTCGGCGGTGTTCACCCTGTCGCCCATCCTTTCGGGCATCGCCGGTTACCTGCTGCTGCGCCAAGTCATGACGCCGCGCATGGGCGCCGCGCTGGCCGTCGGCGCGGCAGGCGCCCTTTGGGTGATCTTTCGCGCTGATCTGCACACGCTTCTGCAATTTCGCATGGGCGCTGGCGAGGCGTTGTTTTTCTGGGGTTGCACGGCGCACGCAATCTACACGCCGCTGGTGCGGCGGCTGAACCGGGGGCAATCGGCAACGGTCATGTCCTTCGGTACGATCGCGGCGGCGGCGCTGATCATGACGGGGCTGGGCGCACAGGATCTTGCGGCGATGGCCTGGGGTGAGGTGCCGCTGATCGTCTGGATCACACTGGCCTATATCACGGTCTTTGCAACCGCGCTGACCATCGTGCTTTTGCAATACGCGTCCCTGAAGCTGCCCAGCGCCAAGGTAATGGCCTATACCTACCTTTTGCCAACTTGGGTGATCGGCTGGCAGGCGGCGTTAAGCCAGCCGTTGCCGCCCGCGCTGGTCCTTGTGGGGGTGGCGTTGACCATCACGGCCCTTGTGATGCTGCTCAAGAATGAGGAGGCGCCGGCGCGCTGA
- a CDS encoding LysR family transcriptional regulator: MDNWDEIRTAYHVARAGTVSGAAEALGVHHATVIRHIDALEARLGVRLFQRHARGYTPTEAGADLLSVAQEADHRFAQLAGRIKGHGGDVSGDLVVTSLAAFNHFLLPALADFQAEHPEVALRYLTGDRLFRLEYGEAHVAVRAGAAPDQPDNVVQPFFDQQVGLYAARAYIARYGQPDGTEALAGHRMVGAADLDSRAPHARWMTAEIPVASVVLRSDDVHAQWAAIEAGIGIGFMPCLRADSLPDLVCIAPPRREWAAPLWLLSHMDLHRTAKVQALTAFLKARVPGWTGA; the protein is encoded by the coding sequence ATGGACAACTGGGACGAGATCAGGACGGCCTACCACGTGGCCCGTGCGGGCACCGTCAGCGGCGCGGCGGAGGCGTTGGGCGTGCATCATGCCACCGTCATCCGCCATATCGACGCGCTCGAGGCGCGGCTGGGCGTAAGGCTCTTTCAAAGGCATGCGCGCGGCTACACCCCGACCGAGGCGGGCGCTGATCTGCTGAGCGTTGCGCAGGAGGCCGACCACCGCTTTGCCCAGTTGGCGGGCCGGATCAAGGGGCATGGCGGTGATGTCAGCGGGGATCTGGTGGTTACGTCTTTGGCGGCTTTCAACCATTTCCTACTGCCCGCGCTGGCCGACTTTCAGGCAGAGCATCCCGAGGTGGCGTTGCGATATCTGACCGGGGACCGGCTGTTTCGACTCGAATACGGCGAAGCGCATGTGGCCGTCCGTGCGGGCGCCGCGCCCGACCAGCCGGACAATGTGGTTCAGCCGTTCTTCGACCAGCAGGTGGGGCTCTATGCGGCGCGCGCCTACATCGCGCGTTACGGGCAGCCGGACGGGACCGAGGCGCTGGCCGGGCACCGCATGGTCGGCGCCGCCGATCTGGACAGCCGCGCGCCCCACGCGCGTTGGATGACCGCGGAGATCCCTGTGGCCAGCGTAGTCCTGCGCAGCGATGACGTGCACGCCCAATGGGCCGCGATCGAGGCGGGCATCGGTATCGGCTTCATGCCCTGCCTGCGTGCGGATTCCCTGCCCGATCTCGTGTGCATCGCCCCGCCGCGCAGGGAATGGGCTGCACCGCTCTGGCTCTTGAGCCACATGGACTTGCACCGCACGGCCAAGGTTCAGGCGCTGACTGCGTTCCTCAAGGCGCGCGTGCCGGGCTGGACCGGCGCGTGA
- a CDS encoding ArsR/SmtB family transcription factor, with amino-acid sequence MTASLDLTFAALADPTRRAILSMLLEDDMAVTDVAEPFDMSLAAISKHLGILGRAGLISQERRGRVKWCKLEPGGLRDASIWMQGFGQFEPVDLDAFEIFLATELGAEPDVDTQNQD; translated from the coding sequence ATGACCGCATCACTGGATCTGACCTTCGCGGCACTGGCCGATCCGACCCGGCGCGCAATACTGTCCATGTTGCTGGAAGACGATATGGCCGTGACGGACGTCGCCGAGCCATTCGATATGAGCCTTGCGGCAATTTCCAAGCATCTGGGTATTTTGGGACGTGCCGGCTTGATCAGTCAAGAGCGGCGCGGCCGCGTCAAATGGTGCAAGCTGGAGCCGGGTGGGCTGCGGGATGCGTCAATCTGGATGCAGGGGTTCGGTCAATTCGAACCTGTCGACTTGGACGCGTTCGAGATCTTTTTGGCGACGGAGCTTGGAGCCGAGCCGGATGTGGACACCCAGAATCAGGACTAG